The genomic stretch GTCCGCCAGTAATCGCGCACCACCTCCAGCAGCAAGTCGCTCTGATCGGTTTCCAGCGTCTGGTTAAACAGGCTGCCGCTGTCAAAGGCGTGTTCGCCCAGCATCCGGTTACACCAACTGTGGATGGTGGACACCGCCGCCTCATCCATCCATTCGGCGGCCAGTTGCAATTTGCGCGCGCAGTCCGGCCATTGTTCCGGCGGGTAGTCGGCGCGCAGTTCCTGCAGCAGCGGATCGACCGCCTCATCCTTGCCATCCGGCTGAAAGTAAGCGGCCGCCTGCGCCAGCCGGGCGCGAATACGATCGCGCAGCTCGCGGGTGGCGGCATCGGTAAAGGTCACCACCAGTATGTCCGGCGGGTTGAGCGGGCGCGAGAACGCCTGCTCGCCGCCGTGCCCCAGCACCAGCCGCACATACAGCATGGCGATGGTGAAGGTTTTGCCGGTACCGGCGCTGGCTTCGATCAGGCGGCTGCCGGAAAGCGGAAAGCGCAGCACATCCAGCACAGAAGGTAACGCACGCGCCGTCATGACTGGCCTCCTGGTTTTTTATTTTTCGCCGACGCCGCTTTCAGCGTCTGGTACAGCGGCGCCAGCAATAGCTGTGTCCAGCGGGCGAACTCGCCATTGGCCCACAGTTGGTCGAAACTCGGGAAAGCCCGCGCCAGATAGGCGTTAGACGCCGACTCGGCAAACTTGCGGTTGGCGGGATCATGCTCGTCGTAGCACTGGCGCGCCGCCTTGCCCGCCTCGCCGTCCGGCGGTTGATCCGGCTCTCCGCCCGCCTCCAGCCAGCGAAATCCGGTCTTCACCGCCAGCGGCAGCGGGTAACGCATCCCCTCCCGCCAGGCCTCCACCAGCGTCTGCCAGTAGGCTTTCGCCTGCTCAGGCTCCAGCGCCGGCAGGTGAACGGTGCCGTTCTTGCTGACCAGCGTGCTGTGCAACGGTTGTCCGCCAAGGTGCCCGGCCAGATGCGCCACCCAGAACGGCACCAGCTTGTCGAGCCGATAGCTGCGACGCGTGGCATGCAGCAACCCGCCGCTTTCCAGCACCAGCCGGCACCGGTTGCCCTGCTCGTCGACGCGCAGCTCGTTCAGCCAGTCTTCCAGCGGGATATCGGGTAGCGATAGCGGTTCGTCAGGCGACGACTCCGGCCATTTTTCCCGTTCCTGCTCATAACGGGTGAACAGATCCGCCATCGGCTCCGCCAAATCCTGCTCCAGCACCGCGGTAAAGCCGCCCGGCGCCAGTTCGCCGCGCCGGGCGATGCGCGCCAGTTGTTCCGTCAGCGCCTGTTCACGGGGAATATGCTGGCGCAACGCCGCTTGCTGCACCTGAATCAGCTCATGTTGCAGGCGCCAGTTTTCCAGCGCATCAATGGCAAACGGCTCCTGATCCTGACTGGTGGCGTCTTCCTGCTCGAACCAGACGTTAAGGCGCAGACGGAAGAAACTGCGCACCGGGTCGCGCACAAAATCCGCCAGCTGACGCAGCGTCAGCACGCCATCCTGCAGATACTCGTCCAACGCGGCATCCGCCATCGACACCTCCTGCGGCAACAGACCGGCGCGCCATTCGCGGGCATAGCTGAACAACGGGCTACCGGCGGTAAAATAATCCGGGCTGAATGGCTGTAACCGGTGTTCCACCGTCAGCGCCGACAGCACCGCCTGCCCGTCGGCAGTCTGCCAGCCGTTGCTCAGATGGTCGCGCAACTGCGCCACCAGCACCGAGGGCGGCCGCTCACTGTTATCGTGGATACTGCGCCCGACCCAACTGATATACAGTTGCTCGCGCGCCGACAACAGCGCCTCCAGAAACAGATAGCGGTCGTCTTCGCGTCGGGAACGGTCGCCGGGGCGGTAATCCTGCCCCATCAGGTCGAAATCCAGCGGCACCCGGTTGCGGGGATAATCGCCATCGTTCATGCCCAGCAGGCAGACGTGGCGAAACGGGATGGCGCGCATCGGCATCAGCGTGGCGAAGGTGACGGCGCCGGCAAAAAAAGGCTGGGTCAGGCTCGACTGCTCAAACAGCCCCAGCCAGTGCTCCCGCACCACCGACAGCGGCAATGCCTGTTCCAACGCCACCGACTCGCAGGCCTCCAGCCAATTCTGCAACCCTTCATCCAGTTGCAGCAGCATGAAGCCGTCTTCGCCCTCATCCGCAGCAAAAAACGTGTTCAGCAGCGCGCGTAACCGCTCGCCCCATTGCACCGGCGTCGCGGGCTGACAGAGCTGCTGCCAGCTGTAATCCAGCCGGTCGAGCAGCAACGCCAGTTGACCGGCCAGCACCGCATCCAGCCCGCCGATTTCATCCAGCGGCTCAATATCCCGCCAGGCGTCGCCGGCGCCCACCGCGTACCCCAGCAGCATCCGGCGCAGGCCGAAAAACCAGCTGTTCTGTTCCGGCGCATCCGGCAGGTCGAGGCTCTGACGCTGGCGGGCATGCAGCCCCCAGCGCACGTTGGCGGCCCGAATCCAGCGTTGCAGCAGCGGCAACTGCTCTTCGGTGATGGCAAAACGCTGGCGCACCGCCGGCACCTCCAGCAAATCCAGCACATCGCTCACCGCCACGCGCGACTGCGGCAGGTTCAGCAACCGCTCCAGCGCCGCCAGCAGCAGGTTGTTCTGACGCGGTCCGCGGTCCGCCACGCTGAACGGGATATAGCGCGAGTCCTGCCGGTCGATCAGCCCAAACACCGCCTGAATATGCGGCGCGTAGCCGTTGATGTCCGGCACCATCACAATCACATCGCGCGGGCGCAGCGTCGGGTCGGCGGCAAACGCCGCCAGCAGTTGATCGTGCAGCACTTCCACTTCGCGCTGCGCGCTATGCGCGACATGAAAACGGATCGAACAGTCCTGATGCGGATCGATTGCCGGCCAGCGCGCCCGGCTTTCCGCCAGCGGACGCAAATCCCGAATGTCTTCCTGCAGTTGATTGAGCAGGCAGCCTTCGCCGTTGCTGTCGAACAGATCAATGCGTGAAATCAACGGCTGCAACAGCGGTTCGTACTGCTCGCGCTGGTCGTATTCATCCAGCAGGCCGATGTAATCGCGCCCTTGTTTACCCCAGGCCGCCAGCAGCGGGTGGGCATGCTGATGCAATTCTTCCAGCGCGATGACCTCCGGCATACCGGGTTTGCGTTGCTGGCGGGCGCGTTCGGCGCGCAGCAGATCCTTGTCGGCAATGATGTTGCCCCAATAGTGCTCGCACGGGTTATGCACGCACATGAATATCTGGGTCCAGCGGCCGATGGCCGCCAGCAGTTCCAGCGCCTGCTGCGGCAGTGATGAAATACCGAATACCATCACCCGGGACGGCAATCCCGCCGGTCGGTCGGCGTCGCCCCGTCGCTGTACTTCATCCAGAAAACGCCGGTGCAACGCCGCACGGCTGGTGCCGGACAGCGCCTCGCCGGTATCCTGCAACAGCGCCCGCCACAGCAGGGGCTGCCAGCGCTGATCGTCCGGCAATGGCTCCACGCCGCGCCGGCTGGTCGCCAGCACATCATGCCCGGCGGCCCACTCCGCCAGCCAGTCGGCGCGATACACCTGATACTGGTCAAACAGATCGGCCAGCCGCTCAGCCAGTTGGTAGCGCTTGCGCAAGTCGGCGTCCTGCTGCAGAAAGCGCGCCAGCGCGGCAAATTCAGGCTGGGCGAGCAGACCCGGCAGCAGCCGCAGCAGCCGCCACACCAGCAGGGATTTATCGAACGGCGAAGTTTCCGGCACCTGTTCCTGACCCAGCACCGCACGGTAAACCTGCCAGAAAAAGCGCGACGGCAACTGCACATCCAGCGCCGCCGCGACGCCGCATCCGCCGTCGCGGGCATCGCGCGCCAGCGCCAGTTTCAGCCACTGTCCGATGCCGTTGCTCTGAACCAGAATCAGCTCGTTTTCCAGCCCGGCCAGCGGATTGGCCGCCATCCACGACACCAACACGTCGCGCAGGGCTTCAGGATGGTTGCTGTGGATCGCCATCAAACCGGGTTGTAGCCTGTTTTTGCTCATCGCTCTCTCTGCTCGTTGCCACACCGGTGTACCGAATAACGGTACAATCAGTAAATATCTTAGCATTCATGAGATTGGCTGGGGTACTGTGAAGCGAGTCAGGGAGAAACCGGTCAGGCTCAGGACGCCTGACCGGCGTGATGTTCCTGATACGGCGGTATCAGGGGCGTGCGTTGTCGGCAGTGAGGTCAGGCGGCGTTAGCCTGCGCCAGCGTCTGTTCGATAAAGGTACGGGTTTCTTCAACCTGCCGGATATAGCCGTTCAGCAGCGCGCTGAAACCGGCGTCATCCAGCTTGTCGAGCGGATACTGACTGCACAGGCGTAAATTGTCGTACTCATCCAGCGCCAGCCAGCAACCGCGCATCGCCGCCATCTCGAAATTGAGCAGCAGCATCAGGCGGTAGATAGCCGGTCGGTCTTCGCCTTTCAGGCTAATCAACTGGCAGTGCAGCAACAGGCTGTCGCTTTGCCCCGGCACCTCAATCACCGCCGCTTCCCGACCGTCCGCGCCGTTCAGTACACAGATGCCGTTATTCAGCGTCAGACGGGTTTTATTGAACTGGCTGAAATGTTGCAGCAGCCGCGCCGCCAGTTGTTGTGCTGAGGTTTGTCGTGCTGATGTCATCGCTTTGCTCCTGTGGTTTTTCGTTCCGTTGCCGTATTACTGTTTCGCCAGCGTGATGCCCTGCTGGTGCATATGATTGACCGCCTGAGAGACTTCCGGGTTGGCTTTGGCGATCGCCCCTTCCAGACTGAAGCTGCTCGGGCTGTTCTGGTTTTGACCGTAGCTGAAATTGATCTTGCCCAGCAGCTTGGTCATGCTGACGTCAGCGCTACTGCCGGCACTGACAATCGGCAGCGGGAACGCCAGCCCTTCCTTGTTTTTCACCGTCTGGGTGAAATCGATGGATTTGATGCGCAGATTGTTGCTGTCGCGGAAAATCGCCGCGATGTCATCCTTGCCCAGCGTATTGTTCTGAATGCCTTTTTCGACTTTGGTTTTCACCTCGTCTTTCAGCTCCAGGCTGACGCCGGCGGTGGCGTTGGTCAGCGACTGCATCTTCTGCACCACGGCTTTCAGCGCCGGGTTTTCCTCCATGAAGCCGTGAATACGCTCGGCGTTGGTCGGCGGCAGGTTATCGCTGACCAGCTTACGCAGCGCATGGAAAATACCGTTGCTGTCAAGTTTCGACAGGTTGGCGTAAGTCGTGCTGTAGCTGGCGCTGTCCAGCGTCGCCCCCTGTTTTTCCGCCGCCTCATGTTGCCGGGTTTTGGACTGCAATCCCTGAATGGCGCCGTACTGCGCATCGCCCGCCGGGGTTTTGGCCTCAAAATGTTTATTGAGGATCGCCAGTTTTTCTCCGGTGTCCGTCAGGTCTTTCACCCCTTTCAGCACCTGTTGCGTTTCCGGATCGGCGAAGTTTTTCTCCAGCGATGAAATCAGGCTGTCCATGTCCTTGCCCTGCAGCGGCTGGGCCGGTTTCATCTGCATACTGATGCTGTGGTTGGTTTTGGTATCCACCGTCATCGTGATGGAGGCGTTGTTCGTTATCGGCGCGGTCCACGAGCCGCTCGGCGTAGGATTGGTGATGCCGGCGAACGCCGTGGCATTGGCACCCACGTTGACCTGGTTCATAAAGCGGGCCCGGTTATTGGTGGTGGCGTTCTGCTCGGTGAACTCACCGCGCACGGTACTGTGCTCATGACTTGCCGACATCAGGTTCGCCCCGGCGCCCACCCCGACGGAAAGTCGGCCTGCCGAAGTCGGCACTTTGCCTTTTTGCGCCGCGCTGGGTTTATCCGCCAGATTGACCTCGGCGCGCGCATCGGCTGTCAGCGCGGCATCCAGATCGAATTTAATCGAGAACCCCTCTTTCACCCGGTGGTCATTGCCCTTGGCGACCAGATCCAGCGGGTTCACCTTGCCCTCTATCAGATTGTCGATAAAACCGGGCAGCTCTTTTTCGCTCAGCGTAAACTTCAGGCCGTTTTGCTGTACGGTCCCCACCCCGGCGTTGACGCTGCCGCCAAAGCGGACATCCAGCGCCAGCGTGTGTTTTTTATCATCAAAATCAAAGCCTTTCTTGGCGTCATTCGGCGACTGACCGGTCGCCACCCCCACTTTGGCGTTCAGCCCGCCGTTGCGCCCGAAGTTGACGTCAATGCCGTTTTCGCCGCGGCTGAAACTGAGGCTGTAGGCGCGGTCGCCGGTGACGCCGCCGCTGGGGATAATCGGGAACGCGGTGGCGTTGAGCATCACTTTGGCTTTGGCCGGCACATAGGCCGTGCTGGCCCCGGCGTTATAGTTACGGTTCACCGCCAGACTTTCACCGTTATCCAGCGACAGAATGGTGTCCTTCAGCTTGCTCGCCAGCCCCGCTTTATCGCTCGCTTCCAGCGTGGTACGGGCAGTCAGGTTCACCGCGCTCTTGTCATTGCCAAACGCCTGGGTAAAGGTTTTCACCGCATCGTAATCGGCTTCCAGCGCGCCAAAACGGGTAAAGCCCATATCGGTGATCTTTTTCACCTCGTTGCCGCCGTACTGCTGGTCGCGCAGCTCGCCGAGCGCCGCCTGAATCGGTTTCAGGTCAGCCGCGGTCGGCTGTTTGCCGGACAACGTTTCCAGCTTGTCGACGACGCGGTGCAGATCGCTCGCGGTCATCACATCCAGCGCCAGACGGGACTTGGTCAGCGCCATCGCATCCCCCAGATCGCGGCGCGGCCCGGTCGCCACCTTGTCGCTTTGGTAACTCATGTCGACTTTCTTATCCACAAAGGCGTTCAGCAATTCCCCCACCTTGCTGTCTTTGGACAAAGGCGCCGCGTTCATCACCGTCGACAATGCCACGCTCAGGTCCTTGCCGGAACGCTTGTCGTTCATGGATTGCACGACCGCTTTGAAGGCCGACGGCTTGAATTTTTCGTTCACCTCGCCGCTGTTTTTTAGCACGCCCTGATGTTTACCCAGCAGGGTCGCGGACTTGGCGGCGCTCATTTCCAGATCGTTCTGGAACGATTTCAGCTCCGCCATCAGCGGCTTGCCCGCCTCGCCCAGATCGAGTTTCTCCATTCGGCTTTGCAGGTCATCGCGTTTGGGGCTCCAGGTATGGGATGACACCGCCTGTTCCAGCTTTTTGAACATATTCGCCTGCGCGTCATAGACCGATGACAACCCGTCGCGCCCCTTTATCTGATGCTGGGCGGCGTCAATCGGCTTTCTCGCCATCTCTTTGGCGGTTTCTTTGACATAAGCGCCCAGGAAGTCGCCAAAATTGCTGTTGAGCTTATGGTTTTCCATACCGGATCGCCCCAGAACCTGCGCCTCCACTTTCCCGGTGAGATTCGTCAACGGAATGCGGGCCGCGTGGGTGCCGCCAGCCAGACGGTCATAGGTGGTTTCAGCCGCACGCGGCTGACTGCCGGCGGTGTGCGCCTCTGGCACCGTGGTTTTCCAGCCGCCCTGAGTCAGTTGGTGCTGCTGATGACCATCTTCGGAGATCGCCGGTTCATGATTTTTGGTGGTGGACAGGTGTTCGGCTTTGACATTGTCAGGCAACGTCACCGGTTGCCACTGGGCATTGGCGCGCGCTTCGGCGTTACCCTGTAACGCCTGTTTATCCAGTTTGAATAACTGGCCGTCCTTATTCAGGGCAAACAGATTCTGATCCTTATCCAGCGCCAGATCCTTCACCTCGCCGCTCAAACCGGCGGTCGGCAGTGGCTGCGGCGGTACCGCCGCGCGCTGCAGGCCGGGTTTGTTGAGGTGCAACTGCAACTCACCCTGATCATTGGCGGTGACAAATTTATTGCCGTCCACCACCGCCAGTGCAGTGGCACCACTTTTTTTCTCTAACCCCGGCAGCGGGTCGCCCGCCGATGGCGAATTGCGCCCCTGTGTCACGGCAAACACGTTGTTATCGCCGTGGGTAACGCTGTCCGCCTTCTGGTTGATGGACAGCTTCTTCACCTGCCCGTCATCCAGCACATACGCCTGATTATCCAAACCGCGTTTTAACTGGCTGGCACCGACGTCGGTTTTGGTCCAGTTCTGGGTGGTGCCGTCAAGGTAGTGGACTTTGCCTTCATGCAACGCCATGGTGCCGAGCCGCCCCATGTCCATCACATCGTGGGGCTGCGGCCGCGCCGGATTCAACCCGGTCTTGTTATCCACCACCAGCGCGTCGCTCAGGTTCCAGCCGGGTTTGAATCCTTCGGTTTCCCCCGGTTTACTACCGTCAGCCAGCGGTGCCAGATGCTTCTGACCGGCTGCGTCGTTGACCAGCGCATGCATCGTGCCGTGCTCGCCGGCCACAAATCCCTGCACCTTGTGGTTATCGCCAAACGCCGCTTCCAGCGCCGGGCTATGGTACGGTTCCAGTTTGACGGTGTTGCCGCCATCCTGCGGCAGTTTGCCGGCGAAAACCTTACCTTCGTCATCGGCGACAAACAGCCGATTGCCTTCCAGCCCAACCGCTTTGGCGTTCACCTGCTCGCTGCCGCGCGCCAGCGCCACCTGACCGTCCAGTTTCAGGTCGAGCGTTTTGTGGTCCGCGGCGGGCGCATCCGCTTTCGGCAGCAGATGAATCTGCGTGGTGCTGTTGTCTTTTTCCGTCAGCACCGCCACATTGCCCTGCGCATTGGCTGAGAACGACTTGATTTTGTCGGCAAACGGCGCTGAATCGTGCCCCGCCGACAGGTTAGCCAGCGTCTTGTCATCTTTGACGGCATACAGCTTGCCATCCGCCTGCCCGGCAAGCTGGCCGTGCGGCGTATCGCTTTTCTTCTCCCACACCTGATCGGCGTTCAGGCTGTAAAGCGCCTTGTCATGTATTTGCAGTTTTTCATTGCCGTGCGCCGGATCGGTATGCACCCCGGTCAACTGCGCCTGCGCGGCCTGACCGGGCTGCGGCAGGTTGATGGTGTTGACGCCGCTGTGATTGACGACAGACGCGCGCACGTGGGTGTCATCCATCCCCAGCGTGTAGCTGGCCTTATTCTTACCCGACAGCGCCTCGCCGGCTTTGCCGGCCTGCGTCGGCGTGCTGGTGTGCAGCGCCACAAAGCTGTCGCCGGATTGTTGCAGGCTGAACAGACGGCCGCTTTTGTCCATCAGCAGATGCTGGCTGCCGTCCTCCGCGGCCTGATGCGCCACAAACGGCTGGCTGTTTTTGCCTATTGTCTGCGACAGCAGCGTTTTCAGGTGATCGGACACCCCATCGCCCAACGTAAGCTGGCCCTTTTTATCCAGCGACACCAGGTCTTTCGCCGAGGCGGGCGACAGCGCGCGGTCGATAGCCGGCTGCATGTCCTTCAGATTGGGAGAGCGGCCAATCTGCGCGCCTTCGTTTTTTGGCAACGACGGTTGCTGACTGACCTGCGCCATACCGGCATGCATGCCTTCCCGCTGCAATGATGCCGAGGCGGACTGCCCAGGTACCGACGCGCTGCCTTGCGTCAAAGCATGGCTTGCGTTAGCGGCGGCGGGCTGTGTGTCCGTCACCGACTGCTGACGCTGAATATGATTGATATTGCCCAACATTGGCCTTCTCCCGTGTGCTGGATAAATAGGGGTGATGACTGCTGAGTGGTATGCCGCCGCCGTCGGTTCCCGTCCGTCGCGGAATTTCTTTCCGGCGTCGTCGCTAACGGCGCGGAACCGCCGCCGCACTTTTCTTACTCAGCAAACAGCGGGCATTTGCCGTGCTGACACACGCACGTTTTCCATAACGGGCGTCCACATCCTGATGAAAAGAGGCGAACTATGGCTGATATCAACATCACGCTCAGTATTCCCAGTGCCGGCCTGAACGGCGGGCTGGGGGGCGTTGGCGGCGCAGACAATCTGAATAGCGGTCTGGGCAATAACGGGCTTTCCGGCAAGAAATCGACCGCGCAGGAAAACCAACTGCTGGAGGCGCTGGCGGTGGTCCTGACCGCCCTGCTGCCCAGTTTGTTGAACAATAACGGCGGTCAGGGCGGCGGTGACAGTCCGCTCGGCCGCACCAGCGATGCGCTTGGCGGCGGCGGCGCGGGCAACGCGCTCGGCGGTGGTCAGGGCAATGGGTTGGGCGGCGGGCTGGACAAGGGGCTGGGAAGCGGTTCGGGCGGGCTGGCCGATGGGCTCGGCGCGAGCGGCGGTCAGGGTCAGAACGGCCTGACCGATATTTTGACCAAATTACTGGACCTGCTGATGCCGAAAGACGGGGCGCAAGGCGGTCAGGGATTGCAGGGCGGCGGGCTGGGCGGCGCAGGCAGCAGCGGCGGAGCTTCCGGCGCGCAAGGCGCTGGGGGTGCTGGGGGTGCTGGGGGTGCATCCGGCACGGGCGGGCTGGAAGATCTGAGTAAATCGCTGTTGCAGGATACCGGCGAAAGCAGCCTCGGCAATGGCATTTCCCCGACCCAGGACGGCGGCGGCCAGATCAGCGACAACCCGCTGTTGAAGATCCTGCTGGCGCTGGTGGCGCTGCTGATGGAAAGCCAGAAAAACCAGTTCGGCCAGCCGCA from Dickeya fangzhongdai encodes the following:
- the recC gene encoding exodeoxyribonuclease V subunit gamma, giving the protein MSKNRLQPGLMAIHSNHPEALRDVLVSWMAANPLAGLENELILVQSNGIGQWLKLALARDARDGGCGVAAALDVQLPSRFFWQVYRAVLGQEQVPETSPFDKSLLVWRLLRLLPGLLAQPEFAALARFLQQDADLRKRYQLAERLADLFDQYQVYRADWLAEWAAGHDVLATSRRGVEPLPDDQRWQPLLWRALLQDTGEALSGTSRAALHRRFLDEVQRRGDADRPAGLPSRVMVFGISSLPQQALELLAAIGRWTQIFMCVHNPCEHYWGNIIADKDLLRAERARQQRKPGMPEVIALEELHQHAHPLLAAWGKQGRDYIGLLDEYDQREQYEPLLQPLISRIDLFDSNGEGCLLNQLQEDIRDLRPLAESRARWPAIDPHQDCSIRFHVAHSAQREVEVLHDQLLAAFAADPTLRPRDVIVMVPDINGYAPHIQAVFGLIDRQDSRYIPFSVADRGPRQNNLLLAALERLLNLPQSRVAVSDVLDLLEVPAVRQRFAITEEQLPLLQRWIRAANVRWGLHARQRQSLDLPDAPEQNSWFFGLRRMLLGYAVGAGDAWRDIEPLDEIGGLDAVLAGQLALLLDRLDYSWQQLCQPATPVQWGERLRALLNTFFAADEGEDGFMLLQLDEGLQNWLEACESVALEQALPLSVVREHWLGLFEQSSLTQPFFAGAVTFATLMPMRAIPFRHVCLLGMNDGDYPRNRVPLDFDLMGQDYRPGDRSRREDDRYLFLEALLSAREQLYISWVGRSIHDNSERPPSVLVAQLRDHLSNGWQTADGQAVLSALTVEHRLQPFSPDYFTAGSPLFSYAREWRAGLLPQEVSMADAALDEYLQDGVLTLRQLADFVRDPVRSFFRLRLNVWFEQEDATSQDQEPFAIDALENWRLQHELIQVQQAALRQHIPREQALTEQLARIARRGELAPGGFTAVLEQDLAEPMADLFTRYEQEREKWPESSPDEPLSLPDIPLEDWLNELRVDEQGNRCRLVLESGGLLHATRRSYRLDKLVPFWVAHLAGHLGGQPLHSTLVSKNGTVHLPALEPEQAKAYWQTLVEAWREGMRYPLPLAVKTGFRWLEAGGEPDQPPDGEAGKAARQCYDEHDPANRKFAESASNAYLARAFPSFDQLWANGEFARWTQLLLAPLYQTLKAASAKNKKPGGQS
- a CDS encoding type III secretion system chaperone is translated as MTSARQTSAQQLAARLLQHFSQFNKTRLTLNNGICVLNGADGREAAVIEVPGQSDSLLLHCQLISLKGEDRPAIYRLMLLLNFEMAAMRGCWLALDEYDNLRLCSQYPLDKLDDAGFSALLNGYIRQVEETRTFIEQTLAQANAA
- a CDS encoding AvrE-family type 3 secretion system effector — encoded protein: MLGNINHIQRQQSVTDTQPAAANASHALTQGSASVPGQSASASLQREGMHAGMAQVSQQPSLPKNEGAQIGRSPNLKDMQPAIDRALSPASAKDLVSLDKKGQLTLGDGVSDHLKTLLSQTIGKNSQPFVAHQAAEDGSQHLLMDKSGRLFSLQQSGDSFVALHTSTPTQAGKAGEALSGKNKASYTLGMDDTHVRASVVNHSGVNTINLPQPGQAAQAQLTGVHTDPAHGNEKLQIHDKALYSLNADQVWEKKSDTPHGQLAGQADGKLYAVKDDKTLANLSAGHDSAPFADKIKSFSANAQGNVAVLTEKDNSTTQIHLLPKADAPAADHKTLDLKLDGQVALARGSEQVNAKAVGLEGNRLFVADDEGKVFAGKLPQDGGNTVKLEPYHSPALEAAFGDNHKVQGFVAGEHGTMHALVNDAAGQKHLAPLADGSKPGETEGFKPGWNLSDALVVDNKTGLNPARPQPHDVMDMGRLGTMALHEGKVHYLDGTTQNWTKTDVGASQLKRGLDNQAYVLDDGQVKKLSINQKADSVTHGDNNVFAVTQGRNSPSAGDPLPGLEKKSGATALAVVDGNKFVTANDQGELQLHLNKPGLQRAAVPPQPLPTAGLSGEVKDLALDKDQNLFALNKDGQLFKLDKQALQGNAEARANAQWQPVTLPDNVKAEHLSTTKNHEPAISEDGHQQHQLTQGGWKTTVPEAHTAGSQPRAAETTYDRLAGGTHAARIPLTNLTGKVEAQVLGRSGMENHKLNSNFGDFLGAYVKETAKEMARKPIDAAQHQIKGRDGLSSVYDAQANMFKKLEQAVSSHTWSPKRDDLQSRMEKLDLGEAGKPLMAELKSFQNDLEMSAAKSATLLGKHQGVLKNSGEVNEKFKPSAFKAVVQSMNDKRSGKDLSVALSTVMNAAPLSKDSKVGELLNAFVDKKVDMSYQSDKVATGPRRDLGDAMALTKSRLALDVMTASDLHRVVDKLETLSGKQPTAADLKPIQAALGELRDQQYGGNEVKKITDMGFTRFGALEADYDAVKTFTQAFGNDKSAVNLTARTTLEASDKAGLASKLKDTILSLDNGESLAVNRNYNAGASTAYVPAKAKVMLNATAFPIIPSGGVTGDRAYSLSFSRGENGIDVNFGRNGGLNAKVGVATGQSPNDAKKGFDFDDKKHTLALDVRFGGSVNAGVGTVQQNGLKFTLSEKELPGFIDNLIEGKVNPLDLVAKGNDHRVKEGFSIKFDLDAALTADARAEVNLADKPSAAQKGKVPTSAGRLSVGVGAGANLMSASHEHSTVRGEFTEQNATTNNRARFMNQVNVGANATAFAGITNPTPSGSWTAPITNNASITMTVDTKTNHSISMQMKPAQPLQGKDMDSLISSLEKNFADPETQQVLKGVKDLTDTGEKLAILNKHFEAKTPAGDAQYGAIQGLQSKTRQHEAAEKQGATLDSASYSTTYANLSKLDSNGIFHALRKLVSDNLPPTNAERIHGFMEENPALKAVVQKMQSLTNATAGVSLELKDEVKTKVEKGIQNNTLGKDDIAAIFRDSNNLRIKSIDFTQTVKNKEGLAFPLPIVSAGSSADVSMTKLLGKINFSYGQNQNSPSSFSLEGAIAKANPEVSQAVNHMHQQGITLAKQ
- a CDS encoding type III effector protein gives rise to the protein MADINITLSIPSAGLNGGLGGVGGADNLNSGLGNNGLSGKKSTAQENQLLEALAVVLTALLPSLLNNNGGQGGGDSPLGRTSDALGGGGAGNALGGGQGNGLGGGLDKGLGSGSGGLADGLGASGGQGQNGLTDILTKLLDLLMPKDGAQGGQGLQGGGLGGAGSSGGASGAQGAGGAGGAGGASGTGGLEDLSKSLLQDTGESSLGNGISPTQDGGGQISDNPLLKILLALVALLMESQKNQFGQPQGGSGGGNGSGGAAPVSGGSSAPGVGNATGAAPAVGGGAAPILSGAAPETGGIAAAGAGNNAGELADGKGQPGLTPAPDAIGVDSGKTTV